Proteins encoded in a region of the Prunus persica cultivar Lovell chromosome G4, Prunus_persica_NCBIv2, whole genome shotgun sequence genome:
- the LOC109948720 gene encoding uncharacterized protein LOC109948720, producing MENVFHDYYFRIQPEVTISNLAALKQSEDEPAQDFITRFRKFKIKCRIPMEERHFIQMAQAAFKISMRKRVDGMLFGDLAELADKASKYEELLEEEQQKRNSSKGTYYKTSSSSIHLVEVESKEDTEGSEEREIAVAEMAKLKYPISCKALTKPPKDQKPPPFTGGFVPNKPAQHKVYSFDLTQVYALFDEMLLQKAIETPHRLPKPEELKGKQYCRWHNFWNHSTNSCVVFRDVIQEGITAGRLKLAEKPPSVTTDPFP from the coding sequence ATGGAAAATGTTTTCCATGACTACTATTTCAGGATCcagccagaagtcaccatcagtAATCTTGCTGCCCTCAAACAGAGTGAAGATGAACCTGCTCAAGACTTCATAACCAGGTTCAGAAAGTTCAAAATAAAGTGCCGAATCCCTATGGAAGAGAGGcacttcatccagatggcTCAAGCCGCCTTTAAAATCTCTATGAGGAAAAGAGTTGATGGGATGCTGTTTGGAGATCTGGCAGAACTAGCAGATAAAGCATCTAAGTATGAGGAGTTGCTTGAGGAAGAACAACAGAAGAGAAACTCTTCCAAAGGCACATACTACAAAacctcttcctcttcaatCCATCTGGTTGAGGTGGAATCAAAGGAAGACACAGAAGGctcggaggaaagagaaattgCAGTGGCAGAAATGGCAAAGTTGAAATATCCCATAAGCTGCAAGGCACTTACAAAGCCACCAAAGGATCAGAAGCCGCCACCATTCACAGGAGGGTTTGTTCCAAACAAACCAGCACAGCACAAGGTCTATTCCTTTGATCTAACCCAGGTTTATGCTTTGTTTGATGAGATGCTACTACAGAAGGCAATAGAGACACCCCACAGGTTGCCCAAGCCAGAAGAACTTAAGGGCAAACAGTATTGCAGGTGGCACAACTTTTGGAATCATTCCaccaatagttgtgttgttttcagggATGTCATACAGGAAGGAATAACAGCAGGAAGGCTAAAACTGGCGGAGAAACCTCCATCAGTTACAACAGATCCCTTTCCCTAG